From the Leptolyngbya sp. O-77 genome, one window contains:
- a CDS encoding NYN domain-containing protein: protein MLSHHTESDAVFTPEQVLENRGRVAIFIDGSNLFYAALQLGIEIDYTKLLCRLTAGSRLLRSFFYTGVDRTNEKQQGFLLWMRRNGYRVISKDLVQLPDGSKKANLDVEIAVDMMALVGAYDTAVLVSGDGDLAYAVDAVSYRGVRVEVVSLRSMTSDSLINVADRYIDLDSIKEDIQKTPRHNYTYRPLSGIGLADEQESE, encoded by the coding sequence ATGCTAAGCCACCATACAGAAAGCGATGCAGTGTTTACTCCAGAGCAGGTGCTAGAAAATCGCGGCCGTGTGGCCATTTTTATCGACGGGTCTAATCTGTTTTATGCCGCGCTGCAACTCGGCATTGAAATTGACTACACCAAGTTGCTCTGCCGCCTCACGGCTGGCTCTCGGCTGCTGCGGTCGTTCTTCTACACTGGTGTAGACCGCACAAATGAGAAGCAGCAGGGCTTTTTACTGTGGATGCGGCGCAATGGCTATCGCGTGATTTCCAAAGACTTGGTGCAACTGCCGGATGGTTCCAAAAAAGCCAATCTGGACGTGGAAATTGCTGTAGACATGATGGCGCTGGTGGGGGCCTATGATACAGCGGTGCTGGTCAGTGGTGACGGCGACCTGGCCTATGCGGTGGATGCAGTGAGCTACCGGGGTGTGCGGGTGGAGGTAGTCAGTCTGCGCTCGATGACCAGTGATAGCTTGATTAACGTTGCCGACCGCTACATTGATCTGGACTCTATCAAAGAAGACATTCAGAAAACGCCTCGACATAACTATACCTATCGTCCGCTGTCGGGCATTGGGCTGGCAGACGAGCAAGAGTCAGAATAG